The Erythrobacter aurantius genome includes a window with the following:
- a CDS encoding isopenicillin N synthase family dioxygenase produces the protein MTDIQSADGIATVSLAQPLEDIADKLGRSFAEYGFAVIRDHGIPQELIDRAEATSKAFFALPEDVKRAYHKPGAGGARGYTPFGTEKAKDAEIFDLKEFWHVARSLPEGHPLAEYMAPNVWPDEVEGFKDTFSTLFAAFETAGGRVLEAIALHLGLDRDFFAPTVEDGNSVMRLLHYPPLGPDAPEGAIRAAAHGDINTITLLLGAEEAGLELLTKQGEWCAIDVPKGALVINVGDMLERLTAGRLRSTTHRVVNPRGAGAQRSRYSMPFFLHFRPDYLIEPLECCITQGAGDVPEPISAHDFLQQRLREINLA, from the coding sequence ATGACAGACATTCAATCCGCTGATGGCATCGCCACCGTATCCCTCGCCCAGCCGCTCGAAGACATTGCCGACAAGCTGGGGCGCAGCTTTGCCGAATACGGCTTTGCCGTGATCCGCGATCATGGGATCCCGCAAGAACTGATCGACCGGGCCGAAGCGACATCCAAGGCCTTCTTCGCGCTGCCCGAAGATGTGAAGCGCGCCTATCACAAACCCGGCGCGGGCGGTGCGCGTGGCTACACCCCGTTCGGCACCGAAAAGGCCAAGGATGCCGAGATCTTCGATCTCAAGGAATTCTGGCACGTCGCCCGCTCGCTGCCCGAAGGACATCCGCTCGCCGAATACATGGCCCCGAACGTCTGGCCGGACGAGGTCGAAGGGTTCAAGGACACCTTCAGCACCCTTTTCGCGGCATTCGAAACCGCCGGCGGTCGCGTGTTGGAAGCGATCGCGCTGCATCTTGGACTGGATCGCGATTTCTTCGCGCCGACAGTCGAGGACGGCAATTCGGTCATGCGCCTGCTGCATTATCCGCCGCTTGGCCCGGATGCGCCCGAAGGCGCGATCCGTGCCGCCGCGCATGGCGACATCAACACCATCACCCTGTTGCTGGGAGCAGAGGAAGCGGGCCTCGAACTGCTGACCAAGCAGGGCGAATGGTGCGCGATCGACGTGCCCAAGGGGGCGCTGGTGATCAATGTCGGCGACATGCTTGAACGGCTAACGGCGGGCAGGCTCCGCTCGACCACTCATCGCGTCGTCAATCCGCGTGGTGCCGGGGCGCAGCGTTCTCGCTACTCGATGCCGTTCTTCCTGCATTTCCGGCCCGACTACCTGATCGAGCCGCTGGAGTGCTGCATCACACAAGGCGCGGGAGACGTGCCCGAACCGATCAGCGCTCACGACTTCCTCCAGCAGCGCCTGCGCGAGATCAATCTCGCCTGA
- a CDS encoding TonB-dependent receptor, with protein MKIKYLLAASVVSLSAAATIATPAYAQQITSGVEGQVTDANGNPLTGATVTITDERTAQTRTATTSADGSFRVQSLPPGGPYTVTVTADGFEGQTVEDVFTSISGNTGFTFALTEGAANTIIVTGARARVTQVAVGPGTAFDTQTLESFPSITRDIRDIIRIDPRVALDNQNDVDRISCLGGNDRSNTFTVDGIVQADTFGLNGTPFAARNALPLPFDVVDQVSVEFAPFDVEYSEFTGCLVNVVTKAGGNRFSGSAFITYFDGGLLADEIEGRPLQGSQEKRWGATLTGPIIPDRLFFSVGYEETDLGDGNEFGPAGGGFANEANFVTQAQFDEFARIARDVYGQDVGGYPTTLAEASIRYFGRIDAIINDNHRLEATYQRLEETNVESDTGAQELTGLNSFEDEGTISDYYSVRLYSDWSDTISTELRVSRAEVGDVQGPVGFGEAQSDNPAVRLVVGVPPVAGQTTQNGILSTGPGIFRSANQLDTKIDQVRFQMNVDAGGGHFLKFGTEINDLEVFNLFAINATGTLFFRNLTDFENGLVASGSTSSVFGDIADNLAAGSLGGGTINATPSGDINEAAALFSRTIYSFYAQDEWQATDQLSINAGIRVQLYDGGAPRTNPTFTNRYGFTNANSFARLDTVLLPRLSATYEFNNDGFFSNSRLTGGVGIFSGGDPVVYFSNAFSNNGFSTGEGTTFRSDCAGFTNPDGSFNVLQGGSFAGFPQCAIAAGSAQAAAGLSDTQSTDPEFDVPTVVRANIGFSTDFGAETGFFSNWRLNLDYIYSRFNDTLNFVDLAQTPNITRGLNGFTVDGRPIYAAIDPTDPDAAGCNATLSYSGGTPPVWNNVTPICFNRIGRDDEIQLTNGPSYESHVASIILSKNFQGGLLTDGGSVRVNFGYAFTDSENNRNNGSSTATSSYDVTAAFDRQNPAVSTSNFETRHNFTAAVNFREEFFDGYDTNIGFFFRARSGLPYSLTFDGGGVFNDSSSGSDNALLYIPSGPNDPNVSPSSDPAAVASLLNYLATSEVGGQCDFELGESIARNTCRNDWHFDLDLRFSQELPFIGKLTGITDDRITLFADFQNFLNLLDSSWNVLRARGDFTDLVDGGVDSQGRYIITGFNPDDQNDLRIGPSAWRIQVGARYEF; from the coding sequence ATGAAAATAAAGTATCTTCTGGCAGCGAGCGTAGTAAGCCTCTCCGCCGCAGCCACCATCGCAACGCCTGCCTACGCACAGCAGATTACTTCGGGCGTCGAAGGTCAGGTGACCGATGCCAACGGCAACCCGCTGACCGGCGCGACCGTAACCATCACCGACGAACGCACCGCGCAGACCCGTACCGCGACCACCAGCGCAGACGGCAGCTTCCGCGTCCAGTCGCTCCCGCCGGGTGGCCCCTACACCGTGACGGTGACCGCTGACGGGTTCGAAGGCCAGACCGTCGAAGACGTCTTCACCAGCATCTCGGGCAACACCGGCTTCACCTTCGCCCTGACCGAAGGCGCCGCCAACACCATCATCGTTACCGGCGCTCGTGCTCGCGTGACTCAGGTTGCAGTTGGTCCGGGCACCGCCTTCGACACGCAGACGCTCGAATCTTTCCCGTCGATCACCCGCGACATTCGCGACATCATCCGCATCGACCCGCGCGTCGCTCTCGACAACCAGAACGATGTTGATCGTATCTCCTGCCTTGGCGGCAACGACCGTTCGAACACCTTCACCGTCGACGGCATCGTCCAGGCTGACACCTTCGGCCTGAACGGCACTCCGTTCGCCGCGCGTAACGCGCTGCCGCTGCCGTTCGATGTGGTCGATCAGGTTTCGGTCGAATTCGCACCGTTCGATGTCGAATATTCGGAATTCACCGGCTGTCTCGTCAACGTCGTGACCAAGGCTGGTGGCAACCGCTTCAGCGGTTCGGCCTTCATCACCTACTTCGACGGCGGCCTGCTGGCTGACGAAATCGAAGGTCGTCCGCTTCAGGGCAGCCAGGAAAAGCGTTGGGGTGCAACCCTGACCGGCCCGATCATCCCTGATCGCCTGTTCTTCTCGGTCGGTTACGAAGAAACCGATCTGGGTGACGGCAACGAATTCGGCCCGGCCGGCGGCGGTTTCGCCAACGAAGCAAACTTCGTAACCCAGGCACAGTTCGACGAATTCGCCCGCATCGCGCGCGATGTCTATGGTCAGGACGTGGGCGGTTACCCGACCACGCTGGCTGAAGCTTCGATCCGTTACTTCGGTCGTATCGACGCAATCATCAACGACAACCACCGTCTCGAAGCAACCTATCAGCGTCTTGAGGAAACCAATGTCGAAAGCGACACCGGTGCCCAGGAACTGACCGGTCTGAACTCGTTCGAAGACGAAGGCACGATCTCCGACTATTACTCGGTTCGTCTGTACTCCGACTGGAGCGACACGATTTCGACCGAACTGCGCGTGAGCCGCGCCGAAGTCGGCGACGTTCAGGGCCCCGTCGGTTTCGGCGAAGCACAGTCGGACAACCCGGCCGTGCGTCTCGTTGTCGGCGTTCCGCCGGTTGCCGGCCAGACCACCCAGAACGGCATTCTGTCGACCGGCCCGGGCATCTTCCGTTCGGCCAACCAGCTCGATACGAAGATCGATCAGGTCCGTTTCCAGATGAATGTGGACGCCGGTGGCGGTCACTTCCTCAAGTTCGGTACCGAAATCAACGATCTGGAAGTCTTCAACCTGTTCGCCATCAACGCGACCGGTACGCTGTTCTTCCGTAACCTGACCGACTTCGAGAACGGTCTGGTTGCCAGCGGTTCCACCTCCAGCGTGTTCGGCGACATCGCCGACAACCTCGCTGCAGGAAGCCTCGGTGGCGGTACGATCAACGCCACGCCGAGCGGCGATATCAACGAAGCTGCTGCGCTGTTCAGCCGCACGATCTATTCGTTCTACGCACAGGACGAATGGCAGGCGACCGACCAGCTGTCGATCAACGCCGGTATCCGCGTCCAGCTGTATGATGGCGGTGCACCGCGCACGAACCCGACCTTCACCAATCGTTATGGCTTCACCAATGCCAATTCGTTTGCTCGTCTCGACACGGTGCTGCTGCCGCGTCTCTCGGCGACCTACGAATTCAACAATGACGGCTTCTTCTCGAACAGCCGTCTGACCGGTGGTGTCGGCATCTTCTCGGGCGGCGACCCGGTGGTGTATTTCTCGAACGCATTCTCGAACAACGGTTTCTCGACCGGTGAAGGCACCACCTTCCGTTCGGATTGCGCCGGGTTCACCAACCCGGACGGTTCGTTCAACGTCCTGCAGGGCGGCAGCTTCGCCGGCTTCCCGCAGTGCGCGATCGCAGCCGGTTCGGCTCAGGCCGCTGCAGGCCTGTCGGACACCCAGTCGACCGATCCCGAATTCGACGTGCCGACCGTGGTGCGTGCGAACATCGGTTTCTCGACCGACTTCGGCGCAGAAACCGGCTTCTTCAGCAACTGGCGCCTGAACCTCGATTACATCTACTCGCGGTTCAACGACACGCTGAACTTCGTCGATCTGGCTCAGACCCCGAACATCACGCGCGGCCTCAACGGCTTCACCGTGGACGGGCGTCCGATCTACGCTGCAATCGACCCGACGGATCCTGACGCAGCCGGTTGTAACGCTACGCTCTCCTACTCGGGCGGCACGCCGCCGGTGTGGAACAACGTTACCCCGATCTGCTTCAACCGCATCGGTCGTGACGATGAAATCCAGCTGACCAACGGCCCGAGCTACGAAAGCCACGTTGCCTCGATCATCCTGTCGAAGAACTTCCAGGGTGGCCTGCTCACCGATGGCGGTTCGGTCCGCGTCAACTTCGGTTACGCCTTCACCGACTCGGAGAACAACCGCAACAACGGTTCGTCGACCGCAACCTCGTCCTATGACGTGACCGCGGCCTTCGATCGTCAGAACCCGGCTGTGTCGACTTCGAACTTCGAAACTCGCCACAACTTCACCGCTGCAGTGAACTTCCGTGAAGAATTCTTCGATGGGTATGACACCAACATCGGCTTCTTCTTCCGGGCGCGTTCGGGTCTGCCTTACAGCCTGACCTTCGACGGCGGCGGCGTCTTCAACGACAGCTCGTCGGGTTCGGACAACGCGCTGCTCTACATCCCGAGCGGCCCGAACGATCCGAACGTTTCGCCGAGCTCGGATCCGGCAGCGGTTGCCTCGCTGCTCAACTACCTCGCCACCAGCGAAGTGGGCGGCCAGTGCGACTTCGAACTGGGCGAATCGATCGCGCGCAACACCTGCCGCAACGATTGGCACTTCGATCTCGACCTGCGCTTCAGCCAGGAACTGCCGTTCATCGGCAAGCTGACCGGGATCACTGACGATCGCATCACGCTGTTTGCTGACTTCCAGAACTTCCTCAACCTGCTCGACAGCAGCTGGAACGTTCTGCGCGCACGCGGCGATTTCACCGATCTCGTCGACGGTGGTGTGGATTCGCAGGGCCGTTACATCATCACGGGCTTCAACCCGGATGATCAGAACGACCTGCGCATCGGCCCGTCCGCATGGCGCATTCAGGTTGGCGCTCGTTACGAATTCTAA
- a CDS encoding ATP-binding protein produces MDPAHEGARKINTFAFPIPLAPVDLRSLGIALLTGFGFFVLGIVCLALSRFDAVLASVWLPNAMTVAVLLLARPRSEVPLYACIALASLSAQAHAGFAPLQSLFLTAANLIDIALITRLTRKGCGERPAMTDLGHLGCFLLYGGVIGPVVSATVAAFGMAGSVPDAIAGAAAWFLADSMGMILIVPAVLLIAEAVRVRDSSNAAETLEHGALMLGGMIAVMIAFSQSAYPLMFVIPPITLLVAFRLGGLGTALYVPGTAILASWMTFSGNGPIAGNAGTDIGKMFVMQAFIAANFLTGLPIAAILAGRDRMTAELVRGRRELSLLAENVTDAVLRINRRGICTYASPSVREVLAREPGDLINRPLFETTHDNAGLRFAEVVDRLLRGDIDKERISYRRDCDAGDGRPVYIEADCAIAIDSETGMRSGIVISARDISARVELEQLLTRARRKAEDAASAKSEFLANMSHEIRTPMNGVLGFADLLLQGDLSDQERRHAQMIAQSGRSMMMLLNDILDLSKIEAGQVAIDKGPVDLFATIADCTALHAPAAAQKGLSLSFHKAQEDGSEKHRWIVTDGLRLRQIMLNLIGNAVKFTPSGSVDIRCRLVDGEVLIEIADTGIGIDAASVDAIFSPFTQGEADTARRFGGTGLGLSISRQLAELLGGRIAVESAPGEGSVFTVFLPASLAEPDTLEPSTLPPAPATAMPDAARVLLVEDNEVNRVLGLEMLERCGQTVEVAHDGHEAIAMVMDGMMRGKPFDLVLMDVQMPVCDGYAATRTIRAEGIGAGVLPIIALTANAFPEDIAYAREAGMQGHLAKPLAFADLARVLQRWLPTRIVDAGVAVSEAAPPAQHHTPKLQRQWENRRQETIRAVRRALDSGALERECPVTDTGEELARLVHRLAGTAAVFGEAELGDQAAALERAIRQNMSAHLRKTLARDLLDLADDRAQLMGVAGR; encoded by the coding sequence ATGGACCCCGCGCACGAAGGAGCAAGAAAGATCAACACCTTCGCCTTCCCCATCCCCCTTGCCCCGGTTGACCTGCGCAGTCTCGGCATCGCGCTGCTGACGGGTTTCGGCTTCTTTGTCCTTGGCATTGTCTGCCTCGCCCTGTCGCGTTTCGATGCTGTGCTGGCGAGCGTGTGGCTGCCCAATGCCATGACGGTTGCAGTCCTGCTGCTGGCTCGACCACGCAGCGAAGTGCCCCTTTATGCCTGCATCGCACTGGCAAGCCTTAGCGCACAGGCCCATGCCGGTTTCGCCCCGCTGCAATCGCTGTTCCTGACGGCAGCGAACCTGATCGACATCGCGCTGATCACCCGGCTGACCCGCAAGGGATGCGGCGAACGACCCGCGATGACCGATCTCGGCCATCTGGGTTGTTTTCTGCTCTATGGTGGGGTCATCGGCCCGGTTGTTTCTGCAACCGTTGCCGCATTCGGCATGGCCGGGTCAGTCCCCGATGCCATCGCCGGGGCGGCCGCCTGGTTCCTGGCTGACAGCATGGGAATGATCCTGATCGTACCCGCCGTGCTGCTGATCGCAGAGGCAGTTCGTGTGCGGGACAGTTCGAACGCAGCCGAAACCCTGGAGCACGGCGCGCTGATGCTGGGGGGCATGATCGCGGTGATGATCGCGTTCAGCCAGAGCGCCTATCCGCTGATGTTCGTCATCCCGCCGATTACGCTGCTGGTGGCGTTCCGGTTGGGAGGATTGGGGACGGCGCTCTATGTTCCCGGCACAGCAATCCTTGCCAGTTGGATGACCTTTTCGGGAAACGGCCCCATTGCCGGCAATGCCGGAACGGACATTGGCAAGATGTTCGTGATGCAGGCTTTCATCGCCGCAAATTTCCTTACCGGTCTGCCGATTGCGGCAATCCTCGCCGGACGCGATCGCATGACGGCAGAACTGGTTCGCGGGCGGCGCGAGTTGAGCCTGCTGGCGGAAAACGTGACCGACGCGGTTCTGCGGATCAACCGGCGCGGCATTTGCACCTATGCCTCCCCTTCGGTGCGGGAGGTTCTGGCGCGCGAGCCCGGTGACCTGATCAACCGTCCGCTTTTTGAAACCACGCATGACAATGCAGGATTGCGCTTTGCCGAAGTGGTCGATCGGCTGTTACGCGGAGACATCGACAAGGAGCGGATCAGCTACCGCCGGGACTGCGATGCCGGCGATGGGCGGCCTGTCTATATCGAAGCCGATTGCGCCATCGCGATCGATTCCGAAACCGGGATGCGCAGCGGCATCGTCATTTCGGCACGCGACATCTCTGCGCGGGTGGAGCTCGAACAGCTGCTAACCCGTGCACGGCGCAAGGCCGAGGATGCTGCCAGCGCCAAGAGCGAATTCCTTGCCAATATGAGCCACGAGATTCGCACCCCGATGAACGGCGTATTGGGCTTTGCCGACCTCTTGCTGCAAGGCGATCTATCCGATCAGGAACGCCGCCACGCTCAAATGATCGCCCAATCGGGCCGTTCGATGATGATGTTGCTGAATGACATTCTCGACCTGTCGAAGATTGAGGCGGGTCAGGTGGCGATCGACAAGGGGCCGGTCGATCTCTTCGCCACGATAGCGGATTGCACGGCGCTCCACGCCCCCGCAGCGGCGCAAAAGGGGTTGTCGCTTTCGTTTCACAAGGCTCAGGAAGACGGATCGGAAAAGCACCGCTGGATCGTGACTGACGGCCTGAGGCTGCGCCAGATCATGCTCAACCTGATCGGCAATGCGGTGAAATTCACGCCGAGCGGTTCGGTCGATATCCGATGCCGACTGGTCGATGGCGAAGTCCTGATCGAAATTGCCGATACCGGGATCGGGATCGACGCAGCCAGTGTCGATGCCATCTTCTCTCCCTTCACCCAGGGCGAAGCAGACACGGCGCGGCGTTTTGGCGGGACTGGTCTGGGGCTGAGCATCAGCCGTCAGCTCGCCGAATTGCTGGGCGGGCGTATCGCGGTCGAGAGCGCGCCTGGTGAAGGATCTGTCTTCACTGTCTTCCTGCCTGCTTCGCTCGCCGAGCCTGACACACTCGAACCTTCCACACTGCCGCCAGCCCCCGCCACGGCCATGCCTGATGCAGCGCGAGTCCTGCTGGTCGAGGATAACGAGGTGAACCGGGTGCTCGGCTTGGAGATGCTGGAGCGCTGCGGACAAACCGTGGAGGTCGCGCACGACGGGCATGAAGCCATCGCCATGGTGATGGACGGCATGATGCGCGGCAAGCCTTTTGATCTGGTGTTGATGGACGTGCAGATGCCCGTCTGCGATGGCTATGCCGCTACGCGGACCATCCGTGCCGAGGGCATCGGTGCGGGCGTGCTGCCAATCATCGCGCTGACAGCCAACGCTTTCCCCGAAGATATCGCCTATGCGCGGGAAGCCGGTATGCAGGGCCATCTGGCAAAGCCGTTGGCATTTGCTGATCTCGCGCGTGTACTCCAACGCTGGTTGCCGACGCGCATTGTCGATGCGGGTGTAGCGGTTAGTGAAGCCGCGCCCCCTGCGCAGCACCATACGCCAAAGCTGCAACGCCAATGGGAAAACCGCCGTCAGGAGACTATCCGTGCCGTGCGCCGTGCGTTGGACAGCGGGGCGCTTGAGCGGGAGTGCCCGGTGACCGATACGGGCGAGGAGCTGGCGCGGCTGGTTCATCGTCTGGCTGGGACAGCCGCGGTTTTCGGTGAAGCCGAGCTTGGCGATCAGGCCGCCGCGCTGGAACGTGCGATCCGGCAGAACATGTCGGCCCATTTGCGCAAGACACTGGCCCGCGATCTGCTCGATCTGGCGGATGACAGAGCGCAGTTGATGGGGGTTGCAGGGCGTTGA
- a CDS encoding mannose-1-phosphate guanylyltransferase has protein sequence MQSQIHPVILCGGSGTRLWPLSRKQLPKPFLPLTGAQTLFEQAVARVAGDARFGEPVIVAGAEHADLIETQLHGAAHRLIVEPCARNTAPAIALAAALLDRDAIMLVCPSDHHIADADAFRAAALAAAELAAQDHLVAFGIAADRPETGYGYIRRGEPLAGGYAIAQFVEKPDRARAEAYLASGEYSWNGGIFAFRAGALQDELTRHRPAMAQSLVAAVANGTTQGTRFHPDPDHFAAIAGESIDYAIMEHTDRAAMVPADMGWSDIGNFAALHDALEQDGAGNAVRGPAELVQCDNVLAVTDGPRISAIGVSDLCIVVSGDEVLVTTRDGAQLVGRLKGASEQ, from the coding sequence ATGCAGAGCCAAATCCATCCTGTGATCCTGTGCGGGGGCAGCGGCACCCGGCTGTGGCCGCTTAGCCGCAAGCAATTGCCCAAGCCTTTCCTGCCGCTGACGGGGGCGCAAACCCTGTTCGAACAGGCGGTTGCGCGGGTGGCTGGCGATGCCCGGTTTGGCGAACCGGTGATTGTTGCCGGGGCCGAACACGCCGATCTGATCGAAACGCAGCTGCATGGCGCGGCTCACCGTCTGATCGTTGAACCCTGCGCCCGCAACACCGCTCCGGCGATTGCCCTGGCGGCGGCGTTGCTCGATCGCGACGCAATCATGCTGGTGTGTCCCAGCGACCATCACATTGCCGATGCAGACGCGTTCCGTGCAGCCGCGCTGGCTGCTGCAGAACTGGCCGCGCAGGATCATCTCGTCGCTTTCGGCATCGCCGCCGATCGCCCCGAAACCGGCTATGGCTATATTCGCAGGGGCGAGCCGCTCGCGGGCGGATACGCCATCGCGCAATTCGTCGAAAAGCCTGATCGCGCCCGCGCAGAGGCCTATCTCGCCAGCGGAGAATACAGCTGGAACGGAGGGATATTCGCATTCCGCGCGGGAGCCTTGCAAGATGAGCTTACAAGGCACCGACCGGCGATGGCGCAAAGCCTTGTTGCGGCGGTGGCCAACGGTACGACGCAAGGCACGCGCTTTCACCCCGATCCCGATCACTTCGCGGCGATTGCCGGGGAATCGATCGACTACGCGATCATGGAACACACCGATCGTGCCGCGATGGTACCCGCCGACATGGGCTGGTCGGACATCGGCAATTTTGCCGCGCTGCATGATGCGCTTGAGCAGGACGGGGCAGGTAATGCCGTGCGTGGCCCGGCGGAGCTGGTGCAATGCGACAACGTGCTCGCGGTGACAGACGGGCCGCGCATCTCCGCGATTGGCGTGAGCGATCTGTGCATTGTCGTGTCCGGTGACGAGGTGCTTGTGACCACCCGCGATGGTGCGCAACTCGTTGGCCGTCTCAAGGGAGCGAGCGAACAATGA
- a CDS encoding energy transducer TonB: MSTPQHGYQGKPKRLSWPLLLAIAVFHVVALYGLSRLLAPEFTASVEREVAAVFTVTVTTPDEPETPPEPDEGAQGNPGEEAVPQPVTAPRTPIERKPEPRPEASSTGTADRSGARESGDGTGAQGDGLGTGSGNQGGGQGNGVAVRPTVRSGSLDVRRDFPVPEGGRAARFGTSVTVFFTVTKDGRARDCSVTQSTADAESTALVCPLVIEKIRFNPARNRAGDPVEARYGYRVDFRER, encoded by the coding sequence ATGAGCACCCCTCAACACGGCTATCAGGGAAAACCGAAGCGGCTGAGCTGGCCGCTTCTGCTGGCGATTGCTGTGTTCCACGTGGTCGCGCTGTACGGCCTGTCGCGGCTGCTCGCGCCCGAATTCACCGCGAGTGTGGAGCGCGAAGTCGCGGCGGTCTTTACCGTGACCGTCACCACGCCTGACGAGCCGGAAACTCCGCCCGAACCCGATGAAGGTGCGCAAGGGAATCCGGGTGAGGAGGCCGTGCCGCAGCCGGTGACAGCGCCGCGCACCCCGATTGAGCGCAAGCCCGAACCCCGGCCCGAAGCCTCTTCCACCGGCACGGCGGACCGATCGGGCGCCCGCGAATCTGGCGACGGCACGGGCGCGCAGGGTGACGGGCTGGGCACGGGCAGCGGCAATCAGGGCGGCGGGCAAGGCAATGGCGTCGCGGTGCGCCCCACCGTGCGATCCGGCAGCCTTGATGTGCGCCGCGACTTCCCCGTGCCTGAAGGCGGGCGCGCGGCGCGCTTCGGCACATCCGTCACCGTGTTCTTCACCGTCACCAAGGATGGCCGTGCGCGTGATTGTTCGGTCACGCAAAGCACCGCGGATGCCGAAAGCACCGCGCTTGTCTGCCCGCTGGTGATCGAGAAAATCCGGTTCAACCCGGCGCGCAACCGTGCCGGTGATCCTGTCGAAGCGCGCTATGGTTACCGCGTTGATTTTCGGGAGCGTTAG
- a CDS encoding class I mannose-6-phosphate isomerase codes for MSLAPRPLPTRLLNTRMVEKVWGRDVLPAPFATPAGRRIGEIWFEPPPEMPGLLAKYLFPSEKLSVQVHPSDAAALPGEDGKEECWLVLDAEPGARLAIGFEREVPIETVRAAALDGSIEGLLKWHEASAGDVFFLPAGTVHAIGPGLSLLEIQQASDSTFRLYDYGRPRELHLERALAVLDPAPYPLCHRSSVAERGRTLIDAAHFRMDRIEGRPGRLLANRYAQPLLALPLSGSISANGIKAGPGQCLYADEIAAIDFANAGVTILTRPNQG; via the coding sequence ATGAGCCTCGCCCCGCGCCCATTGCCGACACGGCTGCTGAACACCCGCATGGTTGAAAAGGTGTGGGGCCGTGACGTGTTGCCCGCACCGTTCGCGACCCCTGCCGGACGACGGATCGGCGAAATCTGGTTCGAACCTCCCCCCGAAATGCCGGGTCTGCTGGCGAAATACCTCTTTCCGAGCGAAAAGCTGTCGGTGCAGGTGCATCCCAGCGATGCGGCGGCATTGCCAGGAGAGGATGGCAAGGAAGAATGCTGGCTGGTGCTCGATGCGGAACCCGGCGCAAGGCTCGCCATCGGGTTCGAACGCGAAGTGCCAATCGAAACGGTCCGCGCGGCGGCGCTGGACGGATCGATTGAAGGCCTGCTGAAATGGCACGAGGCTAGCGCTGGTGACGTATTTTTCCTGCCTGCCGGGACGGTTCATGCCATCGGACCGGGTCTGTCCCTGCTTGAAATCCAGCAGGCGAGCGACTCCACCTTCCGCCTGTACGACTATGGGCGCCCGCGCGAGCTGCATCTGGAACGGGCGCTGGCGGTGCTCGATCCTGCGCCCTATCCGCTTTGCCATCGCAGTTCCGTGGCAGAACGTGGGCGGACGCTCATCGACGCCGCGCACTTCCGGATGGACCGGATCGAAGGGCGGCCCGGACGGTTGCTCGCCAATCGCTATGCGCAGCCCCTGCTTGCCCTGCCGCTGAGTGGCAGCATCAGCGCAAACGGGATCAAGGCGGGGCCGGGGCAATGCCTCTACGCTGATGAGATCGCCGCAATTGATTTTGCGAACGCCGGTGTGACGATCCTTACGCGGCCCAATCAGGGCTAG